The sequence CACTCTCATCCGGACCTCACCCTCCTAAGTCTCCCTCAGGGATAATGCTGGTGACTCTGTTGATCGCCCTCAGCTGCCTGGGCCTCCACACCCTCTGGCAGGTAATAGGCAGGAACTGTCtgccacaaagggaacagttccTGGAAGACCCTGAGGAGGTGAACCCAGAGCCTGACTCCTCAAAGACCCTTCTCAGGGACTGTTCTCTAGGATGCCAATCCTCTTAATCCTCTTCCTCTCAGGAACCTCCATCCCTGCAGAGAGCCCCAAGTTCCCGTTCCCTCTCCCAGAACTCCCACCTGCACCATTGATCCTCCTGTGGTCCTCCTTCCTTCATACCATCCTCCCTAGGGACTGCCTCCAACTTTCTCCTCCCACTTCCTATCTCCCACCACAGGCCTAGCCCAGGCAAACCGGGTTGGGTTACCTGTACTGCCCTCCTGCAGCCCCTCTCAGACCAGGGACTCCTCCCCACTCCTACCCCAGGTTTGAGGATGTGGGCTTGTAGAGCAGGAGAGGACTCACGAGTCTCAGACCTGACAATGACTTGGTGTGGTGTCTGAACACTTACATGAGAGGGAGTCTGAGGATGACAATGGGATCAGGTAATTGGGGATTGGCtgtccatttgtatgtcatcTGCATATTGAGTCTTAGATCCAGGATGGCTCTTGAAGGTCATCCAGCCCTACATCCCACCAAATGCAGAAACCTCTCTAATGATAAAATGACCCCTTTTAGGTAGTACACAAGTGAGGATCTGTATGCTGTCCTTACAATAACTGTATAAAGTTGGAAGTATCCTCAGTTTATAGGTGGAGAACCTGAAGCCCAGTAAAGTTAGGagacttgcccaagatctcacAGGCAGTAGGTGgtgaagtcaggatttgaacccatgtctgtctgactccagtgCCTGTGTTATTTAAGCCCTTGGGCTCCTGCCAAATTTCATATCCCAGATATTTGGGCATAGAAATGAGCTTTTGTGTTTCTAAATTGATCTGCCACCAGGACCTCTGTCCAGTGCCCTGAACTTGTACGTTTTTCTGTGTGGCTCCTCTCTTCTTTATCTCCATAGGCCCAGTCTGTTCCTATCCTGTCCCTGGGCCTGGCTCCAGACACCTTCGATGATACCTATGTGGGTTGCtcagaggagatggaggagaaggCAGCCCTTCTGTTAAAGGAGGAGATGGCCCGCCATGCCCTGCTGCGGGAATCCTGGGAGACAGCCCAGGAGGCCTGGGAGCACAGGCATCGAGGGCTCACCCTGCCCTCTGGCTTCAAAGCCCATCATGGAATTGCCATCATGGTCTACACCAACTCATCCAACACTCTGTACCGGGAACTGAACTGGGCCGTGCGGACAGGAGGCAGCTCCTGGGAGGTCTACATGGAGTACTTCCCCTTCAAGGCCCTGCATTTCTACCTGACCCGGGCCCTGCAGCTGCTGCGAGGCAGCGGAAGCTGCAGCATGGGACCTGGGGAGGAGGTGTTCCGAGGCGTGGGCACCCTTCGCTTTGAACCCAAGAGGCTGGGGGACTCTGTCCGCTTGGGCCAGTTTGCCTCCAGCTCCCTGGATGAGTCAGTGGCCCGCAGATTTGGTAATGCCACCTTCTTTTTTCTAAGGACTTGCTTTGGGGCCCCAATCCATGCCCTGTCTGTCTTTCCGGAGGAGCGTGAGGTGCTGATACCCCCGCATGAAGTCTTCTTGGTCACCAGTTTCTCCCAGGATGGAACCCAGAACCTAGTGACTCTCTCAAGCAGTAATCAGATCTGCAGCCACTTTAACTGCGCCTATCTGGGTGGTGAGCCATGCATGAGGGAAGCAGGACTGGCAGGGCGGGTAAAATAAACCAGGATGTCCTTCCCTTCACAACCCCCAGGGCCTTCAGGAGACCTGCTTGGTTAATGGGGAAGTTGAGTGCTAGAAGTTGACTGgagttatttttctctgtgactcAGGTTCTGCCAGCTCTGAAAAGGTCCTATAAGTGTTTTCTGGATCTATGAATAGTCTCAGATAATTTTATAAGTGTTCTTGAAAGGTTCCTTATGCTCTACAGTCTAATAGACCCAAAGAACCTGGTTAAGGAGAGTATTAAGCAGAGAAAAGTGACAAGAGTGCTGCTTCCGACCCAGGGGGCCCTGGGAATAAGTGGGACTGACGGGACACATGTGCTATTCCCAAGGGCTGAGGCAGGGACGGAGTGACTGGGGCCAGGGTGGGAGCAGGGATGGATAGACAATCTGGGAAAAtttcctggaaggaggagaagggaggaaagtcAGAAGTTTGTatgtaggagaaaggaaagatggaTTAAGATGGGGAATGGGCGTGCCAGGGCCTGGTGGGAATGGAAGCTTGGGGTGTGAGGGGCTGTCTATCTGGAGGCCTCACTATGCTGTTTATTGCAGAGAAGAAGAGGCTGAGCTGTGAGTCTGTGCCAAGTGAGTCAGCCTtctgcccctccctcagctgcTTTGACTTCCCCTGGCCTACTGACCCTTCActgccttttcttctctctccagcaGGAGGGCAGCCAGACTCATCCTCCAAGGgcgccttctctctgctctcctggaagaccctgctcttggcctcttggCGGTTTCAGCTGTTAGTTGCTGGGCCCTGAAAGTTCAATGCCTGCCACTTAGGAGTCCTGGGAACTGGTGATTTTCATATGAAGAAGAGCGGCTTCGAAGAGCCTGGAGAAGCAAGAACATAGTTTCGGACCCAGTGCTGGCAGCCATCTCCCCAACCAGGATGTCGAGGGATCTGAGGCCATGGTAGGGTGGAGGGAGCCTTGCTATGGTGGTGGGGACTCCCTGGGACAAGGGTACTACTGTGATGGCCACTCAATTAAACAGTGTTGTGGTGTGGTGACATCAAATATCATGATTGGTTTATTCCATGAGATTAGACCATCTGCTCTGTTCTGGCCTTGTGGGACTCAGGGACTGAGGGACTAAAAAGAATAACTTCTTGATCACGTTTAGTTATGGTCCCCTGTGCCGACCCCCATCACACACCATAATTTGCAAACCCAGGATCTTTAATAGCCAGAGgttcctcacaacagccctgaaGGCAGGAAGGGGGACAAATGGCTTCCTCGGCCATCTGTCAGATGAAGAATGCACAGCCAAAGAAGGAAGCAACTTGCTTAAGGTTGAAGAGTTAATATTGAAACCAGGCCCCCTGCCTCCCAGTCCAGAACCCTTTCCACCAAAGATCTGGAGAAACTCAAAGTAGGACCCTAAGCCCAAGAAACTTGGGACCCCAGAGCAAGCCGTTTCTCTCTGCCCTGCTCCCACAAGGGTTTATTTCAGGAGTGAGGATCTCAATACCTCAAGAGACAGAAATTCTCACACATTCTGGAGGCAAGTGACGTCTAGAACAGAGACTTTATTTAGACAAGGGAAGCAGTATTGGCTCCTACTAAGTGACCCCACCTTCACCCATTGAGGCTGCTCTACTTGGCAGCAGAAGAAGGGAGCCTCCTACTGCATCAGGACCCCTCCTTGGTTCCCAAATCTTCCTCCTGGGGCAGGTCCCCAGCCCCCTCTGATTCTTGCTCCCTGTGCACTAACACGTGAGCTGGGGAGGAAGGGCCTGACtctctggaagctggagtccTGGCCCCTCCGGCGTCCTGAAGCCCAGTTTCTGAAGACACCTGAGTCCCCACCATCCCTGGTACTGTCAGCTCTGGGGTCTCGGGGATAGGGGGGCCCAGGTTCTGGAAGCTGTTGCGCACTCGGGTGATGTAGCGACTGAGGATGCTGGCACCATCGGGTGGCCGACGTGTCCCTCCCTCTACCAGAGTCCTCTGCACACTGGCAACCTCACTTTGCAGTCGAGAGACAGTCTTGGTCAGCTCTGTCAGCCTGTTGCCCAGGTCTGGGGGAGTGGGAGTAGTGATGGGGAGGCCTCTCAGACGATGAGCCTGCCCTGTATCCCTTCCACCCTCACCA is a genomic window of Camelus bactrianus isolate YW-2024 breed Bactrian camel chromosome 10, ASM4877302v1, whole genome shotgun sequence containing:
- the ART5 gene encoding ecto-ADP-ribosyltransferase 5 isoform X1 translates to MLVTLLIALSCLGLHTLWQAQSVPILSLGLAPDTFDDTYVGCSEEMEEKAALLLKEEMARHALLRESWETAQEAWEHRHRGLTLPSGFKAHHGIAIMVYTNSSNTLYRELNWAVRTGGSSWEVYMEYFPFKALHFYLTRALQLLRGSGSCSMGPGEEVFRGVGTLRFEPKRLGDSVRLGQFASSSLDESVARRFGNATFFFLRTCFGAPIHALSVFPEEREVLIPPHEVFLVTSFSQDGTQNLVTLSSSNQICSHFNCAYLGEKKRLSCESVPTGGQPDSSSKGAFSLLSWKTLLLASWRFQLLVAGP
- the ART5 gene encoding ecto-ADP-ribosyltransferase 5 isoform X3, which encodes MLVTLLIALSCLGLHTLWQAQSVPILSLGLAPDTFDDTYVGCSEEMEEKAALLLKEEMARHALLRESWETAQEAWEHRHRGLTLPSGFKAHHGIAIMVYTNSSNTLYRELNWAVRTGGSSWEVYMEYFPFKALHFYLTRALQLLRGSGSCSMGPGEEVFRGVGTLRFEPKRLGDSVRLGQFASSSLDESVARRFGNATFFFLRTCFGAPIHALSVFPEEREVLIPPHEVFLVTSFSQDGTQNLVTLSSSNQICSHFNCAYLGAGGQPDSSSKGAFSLLSWKTLLLASWRFQLLVAGP
- the ART5 gene encoding ecto-ADP-ribosyltransferase 5 isoform X2, with protein sequence MLVTLLIALSCLGLHTLWQAQSVPILSLGLAPDTFDDTYVGCSEEMEEKAALLLKEEMARHALLRESWETAQEAWEHRHRGLTLPSGFKAHHGIAIMVYTNSSNTLYRELNWAVRTGGSSWEVYMEYFPFKALHFYLTRALQLLRGSGSCSMGPGEEVFRGVGTLRFEPKRLGDSVRLGQFASSSLDESVARRFGNATFFFLRTCFGAPIHALSVFPEEREVLIPPHEVFLVTSFSQDGTQNLVTLSSSNQICSHFNCAYLGEKKRLSCESVPRGQPDSSSKGAFSLLSWKTLLLASWRFQLLVAGP
- the ART5 gene encoding ecto-ADP-ribosyltransferase 5 isoform X4; this encodes MLVTLLIALSCLGLHTLWQAQSVPILSLGLAPDTFDDTYVGCSEEMEEKAALLLKEEMARHALLRESWETAQEAWEHRHRGLTLPSGFKAHHGIAIMVYTNSSNTLYRELNWAVRTGGSSWEVYMEYFPFKALHFYLTRALQLLRGSGSCSMGPGEEVFRGVGTLRFEPKRLGDSVRLGQFASSSLDESVARRFGNATFFFLRTCFGAPIHALSVFPEEREVLIPPHEVFLVTSFSQDGTQNLVTLSSSNQICSHFNCAYLGGGQPDSSSKGAFSLLSWKTLLLASWRFQLLVAGP
- the ART5 gene encoding ecto-ADP-ribosyltransferase 5 isoform X5; the protein is MEEKAALLLKEEMARHALLRESWETAQEAWEHRHRGLTLPSGFKAHHGIAIMVYTNSSNTLYRELNWAVRTGGSSWEVYMEYFPFKALHFYLTRALQLLRGSGSCSMGPGEEVFRGVGTLRFEPKRLGDSVRLGQFASSSLDESVARRFGNATFFFLRTCFGAPIHALSVFPEEREVLIPPHEVFLVTSFSQDGTQNLVTLSSSNQICSHFNCAYLGEKKRLSCESVPTGGQPDSSSKGAFSLLSWKTLLLASWRFQLLVAGP